In one window of Photorhabdus laumondii subsp. laumondii DNA:
- a CDS encoding YwqJ-related putative deaminase: MNNFDPKIYQHTPTITVHDNRGLDVREIHYHRATAEKNSDIRITRHQYDVLGHLHQSIDPRLYDAWQKDSSVKPNFLWQYDLTGSVLRTESADAGNTVTLHDIENRLVLTVTATGVKQTRQYEDNSLPGRLLSVTEQEPDERASHITERLIWAGNTPAEKEQNLAGQYVHHYDTAGATQLNHLSLTGAALSQSRQLLVDGQEADWFGDDKKIWDKKLSNDVYTTENKTDATGTLLTQTDAKGNIQHLAYNVAGQLKGSWLTVKGQKEQIIIKSLTYSAAGQKLREEHGNGIITEYTYEPETQRLMGITTRRSTDSKALQDLRYEYDPVGNIISLRNDAEATRFWRNQKMVPENIYTYDSLYQLISATGREMANIGQQNQNLPSTALPSDNNTYTNYTRTYAYDRGGNLTQIRHSSPASQNNYTTDITVSNRSNRAVLSTLTTDPTKVDALFQAGGHQETLLPGQNLNWNARGELQQMTPVKRDNLTDRDSDIEWYRYGNDGMRLLKVSEQQMQNILQQRRVVYLSGLELRTTQNGDITKEELQIITVGEAGRAQVRVLHWESGKPENINNNQVRYSYGNLIGSSQLELDSDGQIISQEEYYPFGGTALWAARNQTEASYKTIRYSGKERDATGLYYYGYRYYQPWVGRWLSADPAGTIDGLNLYRMVRNNPISYHDNNGLHPNSNNNGLERNHPLYYLDLAGVYYNVNDKEAILSTLKRSFAATSWGNKVSDKTQTILSASAEYGNLKHKKQMEYNNKKLNETSPDGKFKYAKTKLQDQAAHAGIAFNLHPISDNEKEGWTFNYKDEFVNLKDKEKSLGKGKLFPGVELLPDNPEHYKVQNVSEFISGIESAYKNNGVELHPFTSSLIKKHILKNEEVLPMMAGIAGLHAEVQAMNFRFIKGDLDSKVEIGSRSKRSYEIDMLDSYIFTERLTTKEKGKEFTACFNCTGILQWPTRVMTGTMRRQ; the protein is encoded by the coding sequence ATGAACAACTTTGACCCCAAAATTTACCAACACACTCCCACTATCACTGTTCACGATAACCGTGGGCTGGATGTCCGTGAAATCCATTATCACCGAGCTACCGCAGAAAAAAATAGTGATATCCGTATCACCCGTCATCAGTATGATGTTCTCGGACACCTGCACCAAAGTATTGACCCACGCCTGTATGACGCCTGGCAGAAAGATAGCTCGGTAAAACCCAATTTTCTCTGGCAGTATGATTTAACGGGCAGCGTCCTACGTACAGAGAGTGCCGATGCGGGTAATACTGTCACTCTTCATGATATTGAAAACCGTCTGGTCCTGACTGTAACGGCAACGGGTGTCAAGCAGACCCGGCAATATGAAGATAATTCTCTGCCTGGTCGTCTGCTATCCGTAACCGAACAAGAGCCAGACGAAAGGGCATCCCATATCACCGAACGTCTCATCTGGGCTGGAAACACGCCGGCAGAAAAAGAGCAAAATCTTGCTGGTCAGTATGTACATCACTACGATACAGCAGGAGCGACCCAACTGAATCACCTTTCCCTAACCGGAGCGGCTTTATCACAATCCCGTCAGCTACTGGTTGATGGCCAAGAAGCGGATTGGTTCGGCGATGATAAAAAGATCTGGGATAAGAAATTAAGTAACGATGTATACACCACCGAAAACAAGACGGATGCTACCGGCACTCTGTTGACACAAACCGATGCCAAAGGAAACATCCAGCATCTGGCCTATAATGTAGCCGGACAATTGAAAGGAAGCTGGCTAACGGTAAAAGGCCAAAAAGAGCAGATTATCATTAAATCCCTAACCTATTCAGCCGCAGGACAAAAACTACGCGAAGAGCACGGTAACGGTATCATCACCGAATATACTTACGAGCCGGAAACCCAGCGACTAATGGGCATCACAACCCGTCGTTCAACTGATAGCAAGGCTTTACAAGACTTACGTTATGAATATGATCCGGTTGGCAACATAATCAGTCTCCGTAACGATGCAGAAGCGACCCGCTTCTGGCGCAATCAGAAAATGGTGCCAGAGAATATCTATACCTACGATTCCCTGTATCAGCTTATAAGCGCAACAGGGCGCGAAATGGCGAATATCGGCCAGCAGAATCAGAATCTCCCCTCTACAGCACTCCCTTCCGATAACAACACTTATACCAATTACACCCGCACTTATGCCTATGACCGTGGTGGCAACCTGACCCAAATCCGGCATAGCTCACCCGCGAGCCAAAACAACTACACCACAGACATAACCGTCTCGAACCGCAGCAACCGCGCGGTACTGAGTACCTTGACCACTGACCCGACCAAAGTGGATGCATTGTTTCAGGCAGGTGGTCATCAGGAGACATTACTACCGGGACAAAACCTAAACTGGAATGCACGAGGTGAACTACAACAGATGACACCGGTAAAACGGGATAACCTCACTGACCGTGACAGCGACATAGAGTGGTATCGCTATGGCAACGACGGAATGCGGCTGTTAAAAGTCAGTGAACAGCAAATGCAGAATATCCTCCAGCAACGACGAGTCGTTTACCTGTCAGGATTAGAACTACGTACAACACAAAACGGTGATATCACGAAGGAAGAGTTGCAGATTATTACCGTGGGTGAAGCGGGTCGTGCGCAAGTGCGAGTTCTACATTGGGAAAGCGGCAAACCGGAAAACATCAACAATAATCAGGTACGTTACAGTTATGGCAATCTCATTGGCTCCAGCCAGCTTGAGCTAGATAGTGATGGGCAAATTATCAGTCAAGAAGAGTACTATCCATTTGGCGGTACAGCGCTCTGGGCCGCAAGAAACCAGACAGAAGCCAGTTACAAAACGATCCGGTATTCTGGTAAAGAGCGGGATGCCACCGGACTGTATTATTACGGCTATCGGTATTATCAGCCGTGGGTGGGAAGATGGCTAAGTGCTGATCCAGCAGGAACGATAGATGGGCTAAATTTATATCGGATGGTCAGGAATAATCCCATTTCCTATCACGATAATAACGGATTACATCCAAATAGTAATAACAATGGACTAGAACGAAATCATCCACTTTACTATCTGGATTTAGCTGGAGTTTATTATAATGTCAACGATAAAGAAGCAATTTTATCTACACTTAAAAGAAGTTTTGCGGCAACTTCTTGGGGAAACAAAGTCAGTGATAAAACACAAACAATACTTTCCGCCTCAGCAGAATATGGAAATTTAAAACACAAAAAACAAATGGAATATAATAACAAAAAGTTAAATGAGACATCTCCTGATGGTAAATTCAAATATGCGAAAACAAAATTACAAGATCAAGCGGCACATGCCGGGATCGCATTTAACCTGCACCCGATATCCGATAACGAGAAAGAAGGATGGACATTTAATTATAAAGATGAATTTGTTAACTTAAAAGATAAAGAAAAATCCTTAGGAAAAGGAAAATTATTCCCTGGTGTCGAACTCCTGCCGGATAATCCAGAGCACTATAAAGTTCAGAATGTTAGCGAATTTATTTCTGGGATTGAATCCGCCTACAAAAATAATGGAGTAGAGTTACATCCATTTACATCATCATTAATTAAAAAACACATTCTTAAAAATGAAGAGGTTTTACCAATGATGGCGGGAATCGCGGGTCTACATGCTGAAGTTCAGGCAATGAATTTTAGATTTATAAAAGGTGATTTGGATAGTAAGGTAGAAATCGGCTCAAGAAGTAAACGGAGTTATGAAATAGACATGCTTGATTCATATATTTTTACTGAGCGTCTTACAACTAAAGAAAAAGGGAAAGAATTCACTGCATGTTTTAATTGTACAGGTATATTGCAATGGCCAACGAGGGTTATGACAGGAACGATGAGGAGACAATAA
- a CDS encoding SRPBCC family protein produces the protein MNYVESHSIICNAQIEDVYEIIINSDKWPGMFEPCQEVKTLFRDKEGEKIEIKALINGILMQWESNRKFYPETFSIKSKLNPPMTLVKEMETSWRVIKINSQQCVLLLEHLYDLESEVAGLIDGVETIEQAHQFISKAIDTNSVKELNNIKNIVESTEGSEKVLTGTITHSVVCEVPAQQVYTLVKDVSCWTGIFSFCDGAEVLKRSGNEELVEIKAKQNNKAVSWQTQRYYFDTIYRVDYVMPTPMPLLKTMNGRWQIIPINDQRCILTVQRNWGLLEDVSGIVDGIDNHDQANSFIISFINDNTRMEMDSIKSQVESHKKSNLLTFSAGYYIPHQVDDVYKIFLNIDDWSKILPHCDSVKVIYNDDKHQEFNMEVSTPNGNETFRSIRFCDVDNLLIEYFQPEPPLVLKSHSGSWQILSKGSGSYIVSSHDVELNYELCAVKFGTEDKEKQREIVKNAISENSKKMVFACKEWLDTRI, from the coding sequence ATGAATTATGTAGAATCACATTCAATTATTTGTAATGCTCAGATAGAAGATGTATATGAAATTATTATTAATTCTGATAAATGGCCAGGAATGTTTGAACCTTGCCAGGAAGTAAAAACTCTCTTTAGGGATAAAGAAGGTGAAAAAATAGAAATTAAAGCCTTAATTAACGGTATATTAATGCAGTGGGAATCAAATCGTAAATTTTATCCAGAAACATTCAGTATAAAATCAAAACTGAATCCCCCAATGACATTAGTTAAAGAAATGGAAACGTCATGGCGCGTAATTAAAATCAATTCTCAGCAATGTGTACTGTTGTTGGAGCATTTATATGATCTTGAGTCTGAAGTAGCCGGGTTAATTGATGGTGTTGAAACAATAGAGCAGGCGCACCAATTTATTAGTAAAGCTATTGATACCAATTCAGTTAAAGAGCTCAATAATATAAAAAATATCGTCGAATCAACGGAGGGATCGGAAAAAGTATTAACAGGAACGATTACTCATTCAGTCGTATGTGAGGTGCCGGCACAGCAGGTTTATACTTTAGTTAAAGATGTCTCTTGTTGGACAGGTATTTTTTCATTCTGTGATGGTGCAGAAGTTTTAAAGAGATCAGGTAATGAAGAATTAGTTGAAATCAAAGCAAAACAAAATAATAAAGCAGTAAGTTGGCAAACGCAGCGATATTATTTTGATACTATTTACCGGGTTGATTATGTTATGCCTACACCGATGCCATTATTAAAAACAATGAATGGCAGATGGCAAATTATTCCTATTAATGATCAACGCTGTATTCTAACGGTACAAAGGAACTGGGGTTTATTAGAAGATGTCAGTGGTATCGTTGATGGTATTGATAATCATGACCAGGCTAATTCCTTTATTATCTCATTTATCAATGATAATACTCGAATGGAGATGGATAGTATAAAGAGTCAGGTAGAAAGTCATAAAAAATCAAATTTATTAACTTTCTCAGCGGGATATTATATTCCTCATCAGGTTGATGATGTTTATAAGATCTTTTTAAATATCGATGACTGGAGCAAGATATTACCGCATTGTGATTCAGTAAAAGTCATTTATAATGATGATAAACATCAAGAATTTAATATGGAAGTATCAACACCAAATGGAAATGAGACTTTCCGTAGTATACGATTCTGTGATGTGGATAATTTATTGATTGAATATTTTCAACCAGAGCCGCCTTTAGTATTAAAGTCTCATAGTGGTTCATGGCAGATATTGAGTAAAGGGAGTGGTTCGTACATTGTTTCTAGCCATGATGTTGAGTTAAATTATGAATTATGTGCAGTTAAATTTGGTACGGAAGATAAAGAAAAACAACGAGAGATAGTAAAAAATGCTATTTCAGAAAATAGTAAAAAAATGGTTTTTGCTTGCAAAGAGTGGTTAGACACTCGTATTTAG
- a CDS encoding cytochrome P450 gives MNVLINEYKKKMDSVRLGDPERKGFFYDAKQAIWHCYSYDICSYFLNSDYVTKKKLSIPLEIFSASDQSRVARFILYLNNSLIFNDDKYNTDAVSFIRGKFNEMNFEVIANDLLSPLKQCDLLTAKHLRGVNNLLAASLVGLKASAFFSAHALNVGMFFDGSMSGRAHFVSIAESFIAIYQQVLRQITINGGAEDVIHIEKFVADLSVTFIAAHETTMQLIIATFLYIKSHVITVTENNIKSIVTETYRLSSPVLAVNRVFKERLIYKNSCFNKGDRVLFYTGLANFDATVFDHPYQFQLDREGCPLSFGVGVKKCIGMNIAIHFTCQLITKILSCYQLDDVEIHEVTVGSLAIGCSKFTLKISKK, from the coding sequence ATGAATGTTTTAATAAATGAATATAAGAAGAAAATGGATAGTGTAAGATTAGGTGATCCTGAGAGAAAGGGATTTTTTTACGATGCAAAGCAAGCAATATGGCATTGCTATTCATATGATATCTGCTCTTATTTTCTGAACTCGGATTATGTGACTAAAAAGAAGTTGAGCATTCCGCTGGAAATATTTTCTGCGTCAGATCAGAGTAGAGTTGCCAGATTCATTCTTTATCTTAATAATTCTCTCATTTTTAATGATGATAAATATAATACTGATGCAGTAAGTTTTATACGTGGAAAATTTAATGAGATGAATTTTGAAGTCATCGCTAATGATCTTTTATCTCCTTTAAAACAGTGTGATCTTTTGACTGCAAAACATCTAAGGGGAGTGAATAACTTATTGGCTGCTTCTTTAGTGGGGTTGAAAGCTTCGGCGTTCTTTTCTGCTCATGCCCTGAATGTCGGTATGTTCTTTGATGGTAGCATGAGTGGGAGAGCGCATTTTGTATCGATTGCGGAATCTTTTATTGCTATATATCAGCAAGTTTTACGGCAAATAACCATCAACGGTGGGGCAGAGGATGTGATCCATATTGAAAAATTTGTGGCTGATCTATCGGTAACATTTATTGCCGCTCATGAAACGACGATGCAATTGATCATTGCCACATTTCTTTATATTAAAAGCCATGTAATCACGGTGACGGAAAATAATATTAAAAGTATTGTTACTGAAACTTATCGTTTATCTAGCCCAGTTCTTGCGGTAAATAGAGTATTTAAAGAGAGATTGATATATAAAAATAGCTGTTTCAATAAGGGCGATCGAGTCCTGTTTTATACCGGATTAGCCAATTTCGATGCCACGGTTTTTGACCATCCTTACCAATTTCAGCTTGATCGTGAAGGCTGCCCACTTTCATTTGGTGTAGGAGTGAAAAAGTGTATTGGTATGAATATCGCCATACATTTTACCTGCCAGTTGATAACTAAAATACTCTCTTGTTATCAACTTGATGATGTTGAAATTCATGAAGTCACTGTTGGCTCGTTAGCCATCGGTTGTTCAAAGTTTACATTGAAAATATCGAAGAAATAA
- a CDS encoding alpha/beta hydrolase family protein — MNNKNKPNRISPELLATCGYFMPRIFFLNSQYAPQVHWGDVVAALSHFPAGNLDLSSEEFWYEWMINWSKVGDSYINIANSAKSEVSHVRALRSAAACYHWAEFMYFSDRSRKIQLREYIRSCFLSSIKYSDLLVDHQYIVVDKFHMPFFLIFPKGYKEEENHPLPCVILSNGLDSMTEIEILSLAEFFLGKNMAVAIFDGPGQGINLGKSPIAIDMELYVSSIVKLLEDDARINSNLLCFLGISFGGYFALRVAQRIGDKFCCIVNLSGGPEIAEFDKLPRRLKEDFQFAFMQDNSHMQSIFDEIKLDISLPCKTKVFTVHGELDDIFQIDKVKKLDQLWGDNHQLLCYESEAHVCLNKINEYMIQVSDWVSEQFWLNGYKKG; from the coding sequence ATGAATAATAAAAATAAACCCAATAGAATTTCGCCAGAACTTCTTGCTACTTGTGGTTATTTTATGCCAAGAATATTCTTCTTAAATTCTCAATATGCTCCCCAAGTTCATTGGGGAGATGTTGTTGCGGCATTGAGTCATTTTCCAGCGGGAAACTTAGACTTATCCTCTGAAGAGTTTTGGTATGAATGGATGATTAATTGGTCAAAAGTGGGTGATAGCTATATTAATATCGCTAACTCGGCTAAGAGTGAAGTTAGTCATGTTCGTGCTTTGAGGAGTGCCGCTGCCTGTTATCATTGGGCAGAATTTATGTATTTTAGTGATAGGAGTAGAAAGATACAGCTCAGAGAGTATATTCGTTCATGTTTTTTATCTAGTATAAAATATAGTGATTTGCTGGTTGACCACCAATATATTGTCGTCGATAAATTTCATATGCCGTTCTTCCTTATATTCCCTAAAGGGTATAAAGAAGAAGAGAATCATCCTTTGCCTTGTGTTATTTTATCCAATGGATTGGATTCAATGACTGAAATTGAAATATTATCTTTGGCCGAGTTTTTCTTAGGGAAAAATATGGCGGTAGCTATATTTGATGGACCAGGGCAGGGAATAAATCTTGGGAAATCACCAATAGCTATTGATATGGAATTATATGTTAGCTCTATAGTTAAATTATTAGAAGATGATGCCCGAATTAATAGTAATCTTCTTTGTTTCTTAGGAATTAGTTTTGGTGGTTATTTTGCTCTACGCGTTGCGCAAAGAATTGGCGATAAATTTTGTTGTATCGTCAATTTATCCGGTGGGCCTGAAATAGCAGAGTTTGATAAGTTGCCAAGAAGGCTTAAAGAAGATTTCCAGTTTGCATTTATGCAAGATAATAGTCATATGCAGTCTATTTTTGACGAAATTAAATTGGACATCTCTTTACCTTGTAAAACCAAGGTTTTTACTGTTCATGGTGAATTAGATGATATATTTCAGATCGATAAAGTGAAAAAATTAGATCAACTATGGGGTGATAATCACCAGTTATTATGTTATGAATCAGAGGCTCATGTTTGCTTAAATAAAATAAACGAATATATGATACAAGTTTCAGATTGGGTTAGTGAACAATTTTGGCTAAATGGCTATAAAAAAGGTTAA
- a CDS encoding beta-ketoacyl synthase N-terminal-like domain-containing protein gives MRKRVVVTGVGAIHPDGNDVTAIKSKVIQKLLGQESKNNTTASSIIRTLSDFDGAKYINNRLRRKIDEFSVYGIVAVEMALKASRLDVDKLDPNRVGIYVGNCFGGWQHIEDEVKALHIEGIKGMGPYVATAWFPAALQGQLSLLYGFSAQSKTFSTSDVAGMQAIGYAAEAISNGVAEVMLCGASEHLSSPLVKNLLEKTSSQKHSEVFGEKQPGDFSEGAAFLVLEERQHALERGASILCELTGFVDYFAPDKNTRNNTLEYTAELFNHNENAVFIMDGIYDDEKEITSKAFSNKEIKTSFINLRPYLDNQFSVSGVIDSVLASSFLSESHGDEEQQSKKINEFSNTNQIIIQRFSNQGHVCALSFSAI, from the coding sequence ATGCGTAAAAGAGTTGTCGTTACCGGTGTTGGTGCAATACATCCTGATGGCAATGATGTCACTGCCATAAAATCAAAAGTCATTCAGAAGTTATTGGGACAAGAATCGAAAAACAATACCACCGCAAGTTCTATAATAAGGACATTGAGTGATTTCGATGGCGCGAAATATATCAATAACCGCTTAAGACGTAAAATTGATGAATTTTCGGTTTATGGTATCGTTGCCGTTGAAATGGCATTAAAAGCGAGTAGATTGGATGTCGATAAGCTTGATCCTAATCGCGTTGGCATATATGTCGGAAACTGTTTTGGTGGATGGCAACATATTGAGGATGAAGTTAAAGCGCTCCATATTGAAGGCATAAAGGGAATGGGGCCTTATGTTGCCACGGCATGGTTCCCTGCGGCACTTCAAGGGCAATTGTCACTGCTTTATGGTTTTAGTGCGCAATCTAAAACGTTTTCCACCTCCGATGTGGCAGGGATGCAAGCAATAGGCTATGCGGCGGAAGCAATTTCTAATGGTGTTGCGGAAGTGATGTTATGTGGTGCGTCAGAACATCTTTCCAGCCCATTAGTTAAAAATTTACTGGAGAAAACGTCAAGCCAGAAACACTCTGAGGTTTTTGGCGAAAAACAGCCAGGAGACTTTTCCGAAGGCGCGGCATTTCTGGTGCTGGAAGAGAGACAACATGCTTTAGAACGTGGTGCTTCGATATTGTGTGAATTAACCGGCTTTGTTGATTATTTTGCACCGGATAAAAATACTAGAAATAACACCTTAGAATATACCGCTGAACTGTTCAACCATAATGAAAATGCTGTATTTATTATGGATGGAATATATGATGATGAAAAAGAAATAACGAGTAAGGCTTTCTCAAATAAAGAGATAAAAACATCATTTATAAATCTGAGGCCCTATTTGGATAATCAATTTTCAGTCAGTGGCGTGATTGATTCAGTCCTGGCGTCATCATTCTTGTCAGAAAGTCATGGGGATGAGGAACAACAATCTAAAAAAATCAATGAGTTTTCAAATACTAACCAAATAATCATTCAGCGCTTTAGTAATCAAGGTCATGTGTGTGCGTTGAGTTTTTCAGCTATTTAA
- a CDS encoding acyl carrier protein — MNNHPEVKIKTILSLFLNINIDDFNMDANLADAYDMDSTELADLAKEIEKEFGISVTKSQFSHWETGRAVLDFVSSSLNDKN, encoded by the coding sequence ATGAATAATCATCCAGAAGTAAAAATAAAAACGATTTTGTCTCTTTTTCTTAACATTAATATTGATGATTTCAATATGGATGCAAACCTTGCTGATGCCTATGATATGGATTCTACGGAATTAGCTGACTTGGCAAAAGAGATTGAGAAAGAGTTCGGTATTTCCGTGACGAAAAGTCAATTCAGTCATTGGGAAACAGGAAGAGCAGTCCTTGATTTCGTCTCATCAAGTTTAAACGATAAAAATTAA
- a CDS encoding helix-turn-helix transcriptional regulator, which translates to MSRTERLIVLLQYLRQRRYPVSGKLLASDLNVSLRTLYRDIALLNSQGANIEGEPGLGYILRPGFMLPPLMFTMDEIDALVLGNKWVIEQNDVVLAKSAHSFISKIAAVLPEEQRDQLYYSPMFVKTEGYSKVTNNNLMLSDIRRAIYHKSKIVITFIDLNNTHIVKTTCPLSIFFNNEFFLVSWCEFSHNFLKLQVGKIEKLEVLSEKYIQDRILLLKKWSEKEGLSDNNLS; encoded by the coding sequence ATGTCAAGAACCGAAAGACTTATCGTATTATTGCAATACTTGAGACAGAGAAGGTACCCTGTCAGTGGTAAATTACTCGCTAGTGATTTAAATGTAAGCTTGCGCACACTTTATCGAGATATTGCTTTACTAAACAGTCAGGGGGCAAATATAGAGGGTGAGCCAGGTTTGGGCTATATATTACGGCCGGGCTTCATGTTACCTCCTTTAATGTTTACGATGGATGAAATTGATGCCTTAGTTTTGGGCAATAAATGGGTTATTGAACAAAATGATGTTGTTTTGGCTAAATCTGCTCATAGCTTTATATCTAAGATTGCCGCAGTGTTGCCTGAAGAACAGCGTGATCAGCTATATTATTCGCCAATGTTTGTAAAAACAGAAGGTTACAGCAAAGTTACAAATAATAACTTAATGTTATCTGATATCAGAAGGGCGATATACCATAAATCAAAAATAGTGATAACTTTTATTGATTTAAATAATACACATATTGTGAAGACGACCTGCCCACTGTCGATCTTTTTCAATAATGAATTCTTTTTAGTTTCTTGGTGTGAATTCAGTCATAATTTTCTTAAGTTACAAGTAGGGAAAATAGAGAAACTGGAAGTATTGTCTGAAAAATATATCCAAGATAGAATATTATTACTAAAAAAATGGAGTGAGAAAGAGGGATTGTCTGATAATAATTTATCCTAA
- a CDS encoding class I adenylate-forming enzyme family protein — protein MKLISMLLHSGRDNLHHDCIITKDYHYTRKEVISSVSHLIDDLLSRGVQKGSKVIVIFEHDELGIFFLAAASAMGLHLLMPYNLSSATIDEWINFTNEVQYDFVVYLKKDKHFVGRLKENNINVIDISDHKIRVSDDIAEIPIITYSPQSIANFIVLFTSGSTGKPKAISISESLVCRRIYSVTEKLKFTQDAKIFMSGLLNNTTGVIFSFGSLLHQSTLFIPEDRNVERWPDYLSRNKITHIMLRPESMKLFVKSTAEHNIDLSDLQVVAYGAAAMPPSVLEKGRQLIGCEWMQGYGLSETYGPFCWVDEQDHRDKRYLNSIYCVGKIDNTLAVAVKPIIGSSDNIGEIIIRGESIMEGYYDVLSGEITPPDEWFATGDLGYIDEEGYLVLKGRKQNTFMSANGHRIYPEEVESILSRIPNVNVATVVGFSFHENGVAIDQPVACMSGEISKKSLPEIEDIISSFLSRKLSREKWPDWFYVTDEYFPKSHNDKILKAELIKSIDPKKLFTLRNQ, from the coding sequence ATGAAACTAATCTCTATGTTGTTACATTCAGGGCGTGATAACTTACATCATGATTGTATTATCACTAAGGATTATCACTATACAAGAAAAGAGGTAATATCTTCTGTTTCCCATTTAATTGATGATTTACTTAGTCGAGGTGTTCAAAAAGGTAGTAAAGTCATTGTCATATTTGAACATGATGAATTAGGTATTTTCTTTTTAGCTGCGGCTAGTGCTATGGGGTTGCATTTATTAATGCCCTATAATTTATCATCAGCGACAATCGATGAATGGATTAATTTTACCAATGAAGTGCAATACGATTTTGTGGTTTACCTTAAGAAAGATAAACATTTTGTTGGAAGATTAAAAGAAAACAACATTAATGTGATTGATATTTCAGATCATAAGATCCGGGTCAGTGATGATATCGCGGAAATCCCAATAATAACTTATTCTCCGCAATCTATTGCTAACTTTATTGTCCTGTTCACCAGTGGTAGTACAGGTAAACCGAAAGCCATTAGTATTTCAGAATCATTAGTTTGTCGACGAATTTATTCGGTGACAGAGAAATTAAAATTCACTCAAGATGCTAAAATATTTATGTCAGGTTTGTTGAATAATACAACGGGAGTGATTTTTTCTTTCGGTTCATTATTACATCAATCAACACTTTTTATACCGGAAGACAGAAATGTAGAGAGATGGCCTGATTATCTTTCTCGTAATAAAATCACTCATATTATGTTACGCCCAGAGTCGATGAAGTTATTCGTTAAATCAACCGCAGAACATAATATCGATCTCTCTGACTTACAAGTTGTTGCTTATGGTGCCGCAGCGATGCCGCCTAGCGTACTGGAGAAAGGGCGTCAATTAATTGGCTGTGAATGGATGCAGGGATATGGGTTAAGTGAAACTTATGGTCCTTTTTGTTGGGTAGATGAGCAAGATCATCGTGATAAAAGATATCTCAATTCAATTTATTGTGTTGGCAAAATTGATAATACATTGGCGGTAGCGGTTAAACCTATTATAGGCTCATCTGATAATATTGGAGAAATTATAATAAGGGGTGAAAGTATTATGGAAGGATATTATGATGTCCTTTCTGGAGAAATAACACCTCCTGATGAGTGGTTTGCCACTGGTGATCTCGGTTATATAGATGAAGAGGGTTATTTAGTCTTAAAAGGACGTAAGCAAAATACTTTTATGAGTGCTAACGGACATAGAATTTATCCTGAAGAAGTTGAATCTATTTTATCCCGAATACCCAATGTGAATGTGGCTACGGTTGTTGGTTTTTCTTTCCATGAAAATGGTGTTGCTATTGATCAACCGGTTGCCTGCATGAGTGGCGAGATATCGAAGAAATCATTACCTGAAATTGAAGATATTATTTCATCATTTTTAAGTCGTAAACTCAGTAGAGAAAAATGGCCGGATTGGTTCTATGTTACTGATGAATACTTTCCAAAAAGCCATAATGATAAGATATTGAAAGCAGAGTTAATTAAGTCAATCGATCCTAAAAAACTATTTACATTGAGGAATCAATAA